A stretch of the Dechloromonas sp. TW-R-39-2 genome encodes the following:
- a CDS encoding cytochrome c, giving the protein MSNRLIFALCCLSTAALAAEPDAARQRELVHLVRQDCGSCHGMTLQGGLGPGLLPANLRDKPVEAMVATIYYGRPGTPMPPWKQFMSEAEAGWIVDQLMSGFPQ; this is encoded by the coding sequence TTGTCGAATAGGCTGATTTTTGCCCTTTGTTGTCTGTCGACCGCAGCACTGGCGGCGGAGCCCGATGCTGCGCGCCAGCGGGAGCTGGTCCATCTTGTCCGCCAGGATTGCGGCTCCTGTCACGGCATGACCCTGCAGGGCGGCTTGGGACCGGGGTTGTTGCCGGCCAATCTGCGTGACAAACCGGTGGAAGCGATGGTCGCAACGATTTACTACGGCCGGCCAGGTACGCCGATGCCGCCCTGGAAACAATTCATGTCGGAAGCGGAAGCCGGCTGGATTGTCGATCAACTGATGAGCGGATTTCCCCAATGA
- the cobA gene encoding uroporphyrinogen-III C-methyltransferase: MDKKNTLPAGKVWLIGAGPGDPELLTVKAARLIGLADVLVFDHLVGDGIMDLARSDARQIYAGKEASKHTLPQDSINQLLVELAQEGLSVVRLKGGDPFIFGRGGEELETLVASGIPFEVVPGVTAAAGCAAYSGFPLTHRDHAQSVTFVTGHLKDGTVNLDWPALARPNHTVVFYMGIGAADEICRQMINHGLPSLTPAAVIRNGTMPSQKTLLATLGTLPQRIAESGIKPPALIVIGSVVGLHEKLSWFEKA; this comes from the coding sequence ATGGACAAAAAAAACACACTCCCCGCCGGCAAAGTCTGGCTGATCGGCGCCGGCCCGGGTGACCCGGAACTCCTGACCGTCAAGGCTGCACGCCTGATCGGCCTGGCAGATGTCCTGGTCTTCGACCACCTCGTGGGTGACGGCATCATGGATCTCGCACGCAGCGATGCGCGCCAGATCTATGCCGGCAAAGAAGCCTCCAAGCACACCTTGCCACAAGACTCGATCAATCAGTTGCTGGTCGAACTGGCACAGGAAGGACTTTCCGTCGTCCGCCTCAAAGGCGGCGACCCGTTCATTTTCGGACGCGGCGGCGAAGAACTCGAAACGCTGGTTGCATCGGGCATTCCATTCGAAGTCGTACCCGGTGTCACGGCAGCCGCAGGTTGTGCAGCGTATTCCGGCTTTCCGTTGACGCACCGCGATCATGCCCAGTCAGTCACCTTTGTGACCGGCCATCTGAAGGATGGAACCGTCAACCTCGACTGGCCTGCGCTGGCTCGTCCGAACCACACGGTCGTCTTCTACATGGGCATAGGTGCGGCCGATGAAATCTGTCGCCAGATGATCAATCACGGCCTCCCGTCGCTGACGCCGGCCGCCGTCATCCGCAACGGCACGATGCCAAGCCAGAAAACCCTGCTCGCAACGCTGGGGACATTGCCGCAGCGTATTGCCGAATCCGGCATCAAGCCACCGGCACTGATTGTCATTGGATCCGTCGTCGGACTCCATGAAAAACTGAGCTGGTTCGAAAAAGCATGA
- the secF gene encoding protein translocase subunit SecF produces MEFFRIKQDIPFMRHALKFNIISLLTFLLAVVFLFTKGLHLSVEFTGGTLIETHYEQSADLEKIRSALGKSGFSDYSVQNFGSSQDVMIRLPLKGDQNTAQLGEAVMKALETEASGAELRRVEFVGPQVGKELAENGAMALLLVILGIIVYLAFRFEWRFSVSAIIANLHDVIIILGFFAFFQWEFSLSVLAAVLAVLGYSVNESVVVFDRVRETFKGKRGMSTPEVLDHAITSTISRTIITHGCTQLMVLSMLVFGGETLHYFAMALTIGICFGIYSSVLVASPLVMWLGVSREQFIKPKKAVEGANEDGAVV; encoded by the coding sequence ATGGAATTTTTCCGTATCAAGCAAGACATCCCCTTCATGCGCCATGCGCTGAAGTTCAACATCATCTCGCTGCTCACCTTCCTGCTGGCCGTCGTCTTTCTCTTCACCAAGGGACTTCACCTGTCGGTCGAGTTCACCGGCGGCACGCTGATCGAAACCCACTACGAGCAATCTGCCGACCTGGAAAAGATTCGCAGCGCACTGGGCAAATCCGGCTTCAGCGATTATTCGGTGCAGAACTTCGGCTCATCTCAGGACGTCATGATCCGCCTGCCGCTCAAGGGCGACCAGAACACGGCTCAATTGGGTGAAGCGGTGATGAAGGCGCTGGAAACCGAAGCGTCCGGCGCCGAATTGCGCCGCGTCGAGTTTGTCGGCCCGCAAGTCGGCAAGGAACTCGCCGAAAACGGTGCCATGGCCCTGCTGCTGGTCATCCTCGGCATCATCGTGTACCTCGCGTTCCGCTTTGAATGGCGCTTCTCCGTATCCGCCATCATCGCCAACCTGCACGACGTGATCATCATTCTGGGGTTCTTCGCATTCTTCCAGTGGGAATTCTCGCTCTCAGTCCTGGCTGCAGTCCTTGCCGTACTGGGCTACTCGGTGAATGAATCAGTCGTCGTCTTTGACCGTGTCCGCGAAACCTTCAAGGGCAAGCGCGGCATGTCGACGCCAGAAGTACTCGACCACGCAATCACCAGCACCATCAGCCGAACCATCATCACCCATGGCTGCACCCAGTTGATGGTGCTCTCGATGCTGGTTTTCGGTGGCGAAACCCTGCACTACTTCGCCATGGCTTTGACCATCGGGATCTGCTTCGGCATCTACTCTTCGGTACTCGTCGCCAGTCCGCTGGTCATGTGGCTGGGCGTATCGCGCGAGCAGTTCATCAAGCCGAAAAAAGCGGTTGAAGGCGCCAATGAAGATGGCGCAGTAGTCTGA
- a CDS encoding cytochrome D1 domain-containing protein, translated as MKKTVVGMLALTAMAAAMGSAFAQDAAKGPEMTAAEKETAKKIYFERCAGCHGVLRKGATGKNLEPHWTKKDKDGNVTEGGTLKLGQQRLEKIIGYGTDGGMVNFDDILTKEEISLMSKYIQNTPDVPPEYSFKDTMDSWKVIVPVDQRPTKQMNKYNLKNMFSVTLRDTGEVALIDGDTKEIRSIVKTGYAVHISRMSASGRYVYVIGRDGRLSLIDLWMEQPSVVAEVKIGFDARSVDTSKFKGFEDKYAVAGSYWPPQYVIMDGDTLKPLKVVSTRGMTVDGEYHPEPRVASIVASFTKPEWVINIKETGQILLVDYSDIKNLKTTTIGSAKFLHDGGWDASKRYFLVAANASNKIAAVDTKTGKLAALVDVAKIPHPGRGANFVHPKFGPVWATGHLGADVVTLISTPSDDKKNAKFKGYNWKVVQEVKHVPGNLFVKTHPKSKNLWADSPQNPDKDLAESVSVWDMSDLSKPKAVLNVAKDSGLPATKATKRAVHPEYSADGKEVWISLWGGKTDQSAIVVYDDATLKLKKVITDPKMITPTGKFNVFNTQHDIY; from the coding sequence ATGAAAAAAACTGTTGTGGGGATGCTTGCATTAACTGCTATGGCTGCGGCCATGGGCTCCGCTTTCGCTCAGGATGCCGCCAAGGGTCCGGAGATGACGGCTGCCGAGAAGGAAACGGCCAAGAAGATTTATTTTGAACGCTGTGCTGGTTGTCACGGTGTTCTGCGCAAGGGCGCAACCGGCAAGAATCTCGAGCCGCACTGGACGAAGAAGGACAAGGACGGCAACGTCACCGAAGGCGGCACGCTCAAGTTGGGCCAGCAGCGCCTCGAAAAGATCATCGGCTACGGTACCGATGGCGGCATGGTTAACTTTGACGACATCCTGACCAAGGAAGAAATCTCCCTGATGTCGAAGTACATCCAGAACACCCCGGATGTGCCGCCAGAGTACAGCTTCAAGGACACGATGGATTCCTGGAAGGTGATTGTTCCGGTCGACCAGCGTCCGACCAAGCAAATGAATAAGTACAACCTGAAGAACATGTTCTCGGTCACCTTGCGTGATACCGGCGAAGTTGCTCTGATCGACGGTGATACCAAGGAAATCCGTAGCATCGTCAAGACGGGTTATGCGGTTCACATTTCACGTATGTCCGCTTCTGGTCGTTACGTTTACGTGATCGGCCGCGACGGTCGTCTGTCGCTGATCGACCTGTGGATGGAACAGCCGTCTGTTGTGGCTGAAGTCAAGATCGGCTTCGATGCACGCTCGGTCGATACCTCCAAGTTCAAGGGCTTCGAAGACAAGTACGCCGTTGCCGGCTCCTACTGGCCGCCCCAGTACGTGATCATGGACGGCGACACGCTGAAGCCGCTCAAGGTTGTTTCGACCCGCGGCATGACCGTCGATGGCGAATACCATCCGGAACCGCGCGTTGCTTCCATCGTTGCGTCCTTCACCAAGCCGGAATGGGTTATCAACATCAAGGAAACCGGCCAGATCCTGTTGGTCGATTACTCCGACATCAAGAACCTGAAGACCACCACCATCGGTTCCGCCAAGTTCCTGCATGACGGCGGCTGGGATGCTTCCAAGCGTTACTTCCTGGTGGCGGCCAATGCCTCCAACAAGATTGCTGCGGTCGACACCAAGACCGGCAAGCTGGCTGCGCTGGTCGATGTCGCCAAGATCCCGCACCCGGGTCGCGGTGCCAACTTCGTGCATCCGAAGTTTGGTCCGGTCTGGGCAACGGGTCACCTCGGTGCCGATGTCGTGACGCTGATCTCGACGCCGTCCGACGACAAGAAGAACGCCAAGTTCAAGGGTTACAACTGGAAGGTTGTGCAGGAAGTCAAACACGTTCCGGGCAACCTGTTCGTCAAGACCCATCCGAAGTCCAAGAACCTGTGGGCCGATTCGCCGCAGAATCCGGACAAGGATCTGGCCGAGTCCGTTTCCGTTTGGGACATGTCCGATCTGTCCAAGCCGAAGGCTGTCCTGAACGTGGCCAAGGACTCCGGTCTGCCGGCTACCAAGGCAACCAAGCGCGCTGTGCATCCGGAGTACTCGGCTGACGGCAAGGAAGTCTGGATCTCCCTGTGGGGCGGCAAGACCGACCAGTCGGCTATCGTTGTCTATGATGACGCAACGCTGAAGCTGAAGAAGGTGATTACCGATCCGAAGATGATTACCCCGACCGGTAAGTTCAACGTCTTCAACACCCAGCACGACATCTATTAA
- a CDS encoding plastocyanin/azurin family copper-binding protein has product MLVLVCFSALGQTTFQATMEHYRFDPAELHIKVGDTVRWTNHEKRTSHSVLFPAEGGLESDRLFPDESWSRQFTQPGRHEYRCGPHPEMKGVVFVE; this is encoded by the coding sequence ATGCTGGTGCTCGTTTGTTTTTCTGCCTTGGGGCAGACGACGTTTCAAGCGACAATGGAACATTACCGCTTTGATCCTGCCGAGTTGCACATCAAGGTTGGTGATACGGTGCGCTGGACCAATCATGAAAAACGGACCAGCCACTCCGTCCTTTTCCCCGCGGAAGGTGGTTTGGAGTCGGATCGCCTGTTTCCCGATGAAAGCTGGTCCCGGCAATTTACGCAGCCAGGCAGACATGAATATCGCTGTGGGCCGCATCCTGAAATGAAAGGTGTCGTCTTTGTCGAATAG
- the yajC gene encoding preprotein translocase subunit YajC, producing MISLAHAQTAAASADPTGGLMQMLPMILMFVVLWFLMIRPQMKKAKEHKALLAALAKGDEVVTQGGIVGKVVKVGDNYVTVEIAEGTEVVVQKPSIGLVLPKGTLKSL from the coding sequence ATGATTAGCCTTGCCCACGCCCAGACCGCTGCTGCATCTGCCGACCCGACAGGTGGCCTGATGCAGATGCTGCCGATGATCCTGATGTTCGTCGTGCTGTGGTTCCTGATGATTCGTCCGCAAATGAAGAAAGCCAAGGAACACAAGGCTCTGCTCGCCGCACTGGCCAAGGGTGATGAAGTCGTCACCCAGGGCGGAATCGTCGGCAAGGTGGTCAAGGTTGGCGACAACTACGTCACCGTCGAGATCGCCGAAGGCACCGAAGTTGTTGTGCAAAAACCGTCGATCGGCCTGGTCTTGCCGAAGGGCACGCTGAAGTCCCTGTAA
- the queA gene encoding tRNA preQ1(34) S-adenosylmethionine ribosyltransferase-isomerase QueA, whose product MSLTVDDFDFHLPPELIAQHPATERSGSRLLHVCGQQHFDRQFAELPQLLKAGDLLVFNDTRVIKARFFGLKDSGGRVEIMLERIIDATHAICQIRASKAPKAGSTMMLADAFTVRMTGRAGTDGDFFALELVDRDNFWEVAEQYGKLPLPPYIEHPAEGADETRYQTVYAREPGAVAAPTAGLHFDEAMLEKLQAQGINSAFVTLHVGAGTYRPMRVEKIADHRMHSERFEVTQATADAIAATRAAGGRIIAVGTTSLRTLESAGNDDGTICAGSGETDIFITPGYRFKVVDRLITNFHLPKSTLMMLVSAFAGYQPIRAAYAHAVADGYRFFSYGDAMLLEKSDAV is encoded by the coding sequence ATGTCGTTGACCGTCGACGACTTCGACTTTCATCTCCCCCCCGAACTGATTGCCCAGCACCCGGCGACAGAACGTAGTGGCAGCCGTTTGCTGCATGTCTGCGGTCAACAGCACTTTGACCGCCAATTTGCCGAACTGCCGCAACTGCTGAAGGCCGGCGACCTGCTCGTCTTCAACGACACTCGCGTCATCAAGGCCCGCTTTTTCGGGCTCAAGGACAGCGGCGGACGAGTCGAGATCATGCTTGAACGCATCATCGATGCGACCCATGCGATCTGCCAGATTCGCGCCAGCAAGGCGCCGAAGGCCGGCAGCACGATGATGCTGGCGGATGCTTTCACGGTCAGGATGACCGGCCGGGCCGGAACGGATGGCGATTTCTTTGCACTGGAACTGGTCGACCGCGACAATTTTTGGGAAGTCGCCGAGCAATACGGCAAGCTCCCGCTGCCGCCCTACATTGAACACCCGGCCGAAGGTGCCGACGAAACGCGTTACCAGACGGTCTACGCCCGCGAACCCGGCGCTGTTGCGGCACCGACAGCCGGCCTGCATTTCGATGAAGCGATGCTGGAAAAGCTGCAGGCACAGGGTATCAATAGCGCATTCGTCACGCTGCACGTCGGGGCCGGGACCTATCGGCCAATGCGCGTCGAGAAAATTGCCGACCACCGCATGCACAGCGAACGCTTCGAAGTCACCCAGGCCACGGCAGATGCCATTGCTGCAACACGTGCAGCCGGCGGCCGGATCATCGCGGTTGGCACGACCAGCCTGCGTACCCTCGAATCGGCCGGCAACGATGACGGCACGATCTGCGCGGGCAGCGGCGAAACCGACATTTTCATCACCCCGGGCTACCGCTTCAAAGTGGTCGACCGGCTGATCACCAATTTCCACTTGCCGAAATCGACGCTGATGATGCTCGTTTCGGCCTTTGCCGGTTACCAGCCGATCCGTGCCGCCTACGCACACGCGGTGGCCGACGGCTACCGCTTTTTCAGCTATGGCGACGCCATGCTCCTGGAGAAATCCGATGCAGTTTGA
- the secD gene encoding protein translocase subunit SecD, translating into MNRYPLWKYITVAIALVLGFVYTLPNFFGESPAVQVSSAKATIKIDDKAKARVEESLKLAGITHDGIQLDFNGVKTRFKDTDTQLKAKDILEKTFNPVATDPQYVVALNLLAASPQWLTSLHALPMYLGLDLRGGVHFLLQVDMKGALTKRLDSTSADLRSVLRDKNLRHGGVNREGERLVIKFREQETRDKARNAIADSQPDLTLTEQGDASEFRLVATLKPEAQKRIGEFALKQNITTLHNRINELGVAEPVIQQQGADRIVVQLPGVQDTAKAKDILGRTATLEIRMVDDAPGALEAAIAGNAPFGTEVYNERGGQPLLVKKQVVLTGDRLTDAQPGFDNQTHEAAVHLTLDSAGARIFKDITRENVGKRMAILLIEKGKGEVVTAPVIRTEIGGGRVQISGRMTTMEANDTALLLRAGSLAAPMDIIEERTIGPSLGADNIRKGFHSTMWGFAAIALFMIIYYQMFGVVSVLALASNLLFLVAILSLLQATLTLPGIAAIALTLGMAIDANVLINERVREELRAGMPPQAAISEGYERAFSTILDSNITTLIAGLALLIFGSGPVRGFAVVHCLGIMTSIFSSVVVSRALVNLIYGRQKKLTKVAIGQIWKPGTASPTVNDQK; encoded by the coding sequence ATGAATCGCTACCCTCTCTGGAAGTACATCACCGTTGCCATCGCATTGGTGCTGGGCTTCGTCTACACCCTGCCGAACTTTTTCGGCGAATCGCCGGCCGTGCAGGTTTCCAGCGCCAAGGCAACGATCAAGATCGATGACAAGGCCAAGGCCCGCGTCGAAGAATCCCTCAAGCTGGCAGGCATCACCCATGATGGCATCCAGCTTGACTTCAATGGCGTCAAAACCCGGTTCAAGGACACGGACACCCAGTTGAAGGCCAAGGACATCCTGGAAAAAACCTTCAATCCGGTCGCAACCGACCCGCAGTATGTGGTTGCCCTGAACCTGCTGGCCGCCTCGCCCCAATGGCTTACCTCGCTGCATGCGCTGCCGATGTACCTCGGCCTCGATCTGCGCGGCGGCGTGCATTTCCTGCTTCAAGTCGACATGAAGGGGGCACTGACCAAGCGCCTCGACTCGACCTCGGCCGATTTGCGCAGCGTCCTGCGTGACAAGAACCTGCGTCACGGCGGCGTTAACCGCGAAGGCGAGCGTCTGGTCATCAAGTTTCGCGAACAGGAAACCCGTGACAAGGCACGCAATGCCATCGCCGACAGCCAGCCCGACCTGACCCTGACCGAGCAGGGGGATGCCAGTGAATTCCGCCTGGTCGCCACGCTCAAGCCTGAAGCGCAAAAGCGTATCGGTGAGTTTGCCCTCAAGCAGAACATCACGACCCTACACAACCGGATCAACGAACTCGGCGTCGCCGAACCGGTCATCCAGCAGCAAGGTGCCGACCGTATCGTGGTCCAGTTGCCCGGCGTACAAGACACCGCCAAGGCCAAGGATATTCTCGGCCGTACCGCAACCCTCGAAATCCGCATGGTGGACGATGCTCCCGGGGCACTGGAAGCGGCCATTGCAGGCAATGCGCCTTTTGGTACAGAGGTTTACAACGAACGGGGCGGCCAGCCGCTGCTCGTCAAGAAACAGGTTGTCCTGACTGGCGACCGCCTGACCGATGCGCAGCCTGGCTTCGACAACCAGACGCACGAAGCCGCCGTTCACTTGACGCTGGATTCGGCCGGTGCCCGTATTTTCAAGGACATCACCCGCGAAAACGTCGGCAAGCGGATGGCCATCCTGCTGATCGAAAAAGGCAAGGGTGAAGTCGTTACCGCCCCCGTTATCCGGACTGAAATTGGCGGTGGCCGCGTCCAGATCTCCGGCCGGATGACGACCATGGAAGCGAATGATACGGCCCTGCTGCTGCGTGCCGGCTCACTCGCCGCCCCGATGGACATCATCGAGGAACGGACCATCGGCCCCAGCCTCGGTGCAGACAATATCCGCAAGGGCTTCCACTCGACGATGTGGGGCTTTGCCGCTATCGCCCTGTTCATGATCATCTACTACCAGATGTTCGGTGTCGTTTCCGTGCTCGCACTGGCTTCGAATCTGCTGTTCCTGGTCGCCATCCTGTCGCTGCTGCAAGCTACGCTGACCCTGCCGGGCATCGCCGCCATCGCACTGACGCTGGGTATGGCCATTGACGCCAACGTGCTGATCAATGAGCGGGTACGCGAAGAACTGCGCGCCGGCATGCCGCCCCAAGCGGCCATCTCGGAAGGCTATGAACGCGCTTTCAGCACCATTCTCGACTCCAACATCACCACGCTGATCGCCGGCCTCGCCCTGCTCATCTTCGGCTCCGGCCCGGTGCGCGGCTTCGCTGTCGTCCATTGCCTCGGCATCATGACTTCGATCTTCTCTTCGGTCGTCGTTTCCCGCGCCCTGGTCAATCTGATTTACGGTCGTCAGAAAAAGCTCACCAAGGTTGCCATCGGTCAGATCTGGAAACCTGGCACGGCAAGCCCCACGGTCAACGACCAGAAATAA
- the tgt gene encoding tRNA guanosine(34) transglycosylase Tgt: protein MQFELHKTDGAARRGTVTLAHGQIQTPVFMPVGTYGTVKAMTPTSLHEIGAQICLGNTFHLWLRPGLDVIAAHKGLHDFMNWQKPILTDSGGFQVFSLGAMRKITEEGVKFSSPHDGAKLFLTPEISMQIQKVLNSDIVMIFDECTPYPASREEAAKSMRMSMRWAQRSRDEHDKLENSNALFGIVQGGMYEDLRDESVAGLCDIGFDGMAIGGLSVGEPKEDMARILAHTAPKLPTHKPRYLMGVGTPEDLVYSVKAGIDMFDCVMPTRNARNGHLFTRYGDVKIKNARYKMDTGPLDPSCSCYTCTQFTRSYLHHLFRNGEILGGMLNTIHNLHFYQTIMAEMRAAIENSTLEQWSAAFAHDRSSGQ, encoded by the coding sequence ATGCAGTTTGAACTCCACAAGACCGATGGTGCGGCCCGCCGCGGCACCGTCACGCTGGCCCATGGCCAGATCCAGACCCCGGTTTTCATGCCGGTCGGCACCTACGGCACGGTCAAGGCGATGACGCCGACCTCGCTGCACGAAATTGGCGCCCAGATCTGCCTCGGCAACACCTTCCACCTGTGGTTGCGTCCGGGCCTCGATGTCATTGCCGCACACAAGGGCCTGCATGACTTCATGAACTGGCAAAAGCCCATCCTCACCGACTCCGGCGGTTTCCAGGTCTTCTCACTCGGCGCAATGCGCAAGATTACCGAGGAAGGCGTCAAGTTCTCATCGCCGCACGATGGTGCCAAACTGTTCCTGACACCGGAAATCTCGATGCAGATCCAGAAGGTGCTCAACTCCGACATCGTGATGATCTTCGACGAATGCACGCCCTACCCGGCGAGCCGCGAAGAAGCCGCCAAGTCGATGCGCATGAGCATGCGCTGGGCGCAGCGCTCGCGCGATGAACACGACAAGCTGGAAAACAGCAATGCGCTGTTCGGCATCGTTCAGGGCGGCATGTACGAAGACCTGCGTGACGAATCGGTCGCCGGCCTGTGCGACATCGGTTTTGACGGCATGGCCATCGGCGGCCTGTCGGTCGGCGAACCGAAGGAAGACATGGCACGCATCCTGGCCCACACCGCGCCGAAGCTGCCAACCCACAAACCGCGTTACCTGATGGGTGTCGGCACACCGGAAGACCTGGTGTACTCGGTCAAGGCCGGTATCGACATGTTCGACTGCGTGATGCCGACCCGCAATGCCCGCAACGGCCACCTGTTCACCCGCTACGGTGACGTCAAGATCAAGAACGCCCGCTACAAGATGGACACCGGACCGCTCGATCCGTCCTGTTCCTGCTATACCTGCACGCAATTCACGCGCAGCTACCTGCACCATCTCTTCCGCAACGGTGAGATCCTCGGCGGCATGCTCAACACCATCCACAACCTGCATTTCTACCAGACCATCATGGCCGAGATGCGCGCAGCAATCGAGAACAGCACCCTCGAACAATGGTCGGCCGCCTTTGCCCACGACCGTTCCTCGGGCCAGTGA
- a CDS encoding Rap1a/Tai family immunity protein has protein sequence MKHLACLIALLLASSAHAYSGKELREDCQAAEAFFAQKKHTDPYDSVKSARCISYIAGFADGYAVGDYLSDKVGVKLNAFCLPAEGDMSFRLVRAVQAQLDRQPPNSSANTAATVAAALSNAFPCTETLERKK, from the coding sequence ATGAAGCACCTGGCCTGCCTGATTGCACTTCTGCTTGCCTCCTCCGCCCACGCCTATTCAGGCAAAGAGTTGCGTGAGGACTGCCAGGCAGCAGAAGCCTTCTTTGCCCAGAAAAAACACACCGACCCTTACGACTCGGTCAAAAGTGCCCGCTGTATTTCGTATATCGCCGGATTCGCCGACGGGTATGCGGTTGGTGACTATCTTTCCGACAAGGTGGGCGTAAAACTCAACGCTTTCTGCCTGCCCGCCGAGGGCGACATGTCTTTTCGCCTGGTTCGTGCCGTGCAAGCCCAACTTGACCGCCAGCCTCCGAACAGCAGTGCCAACACTGCAGCAACCGTCGCCGCTGCACTGTCAAATGCATTTCCTTGCACGGAGACACTTGAACGAAAGAAGTGA
- a CDS encoding ethylbenzene dehydrogenase-related protein — translation MKKNFVSLAVMGAFVAFASQAALAAPDWSKVPKKEIHVFHPAANPIEWATGKGDHSGAAGLKKGEACAGCHIEDGKLSLDLKRLASKEMEPKGAPKTMTYPVGVQAAFDASNLYVRLTFKAPAGGADHGDKDNEVKASIMFPNDKVPMADQVGCWATCHKDARTMPGASDTKTKYATPGAMDLMQWKSGGGGKAVDGTVTDKRNMEGGKAGVVAEGAKAGDTYTVTFTRKLAGGVNLAPGKAVPFGIAIHADNAAGRFHHVSFGHSLGLGTDGDVKAVKQ, via the coding sequence ATGAAGAAAAATTTTGTTTCGCTCGCCGTCATGGGCGCATTTGTTGCCTTTGCTTCGCAGGCTGCTCTGGCTGCTCCTGATTGGAGCAAGGTGCCAAAGAAAGAAATCCATGTTTTCCATCCGGCAGCCAACCCGATCGAATGGGCAACCGGCAAGGGTGATCATAGTGGTGCAGCCGGTCTCAAGAAGGGCGAGGCTTGTGCCGGTTGCCACATTGAGGATGGCAAGCTCAGTCTTGATCTGAAGCGTCTGGCCAGCAAGGAAATGGAGCCCAAGGGCGCTCCGAAGACCATGACTTACCCGGTTGGCGTTCAGGCTGCATTTGATGCCAGCAATCTGTATGTTCGTCTGACATTCAAGGCGCCGGCCGGCGGTGCCGATCATGGCGACAAGGACAATGAAGTCAAGGCCAGCATCATGTTCCCGAATGACAAGGTGCCGATGGCCGATCAGGTCGGTTGCTGGGCAACCTGCCACAAGGATGCCAGAACCATGCCGGGTGCTTCTGATACCAAGACCAAGTACGCGACACCAGGCGCCATGGACCTGATGCAGTGGAAGAGTGGCGGTGGCGGCAAGGCGGTTGACGGCACGGTGACCGACAAGCGCAACATGGAAGGTGGCAAGGCTGGTGTGGTTGCAGAAGGCGCCAAGGCTGGCGATACCTACACCGTGACCTTTACCCGCAAGCTGGCTGGCGGCGTCAATCTGGCACCGGGTAAAGCCGTACCGTTCGGTATTGCCATTCACGCCGACAATGCCGCTGGTCGTTTCCACCACGTTTCCTTCGGCCACAGCCTCGGCCTTGGTACCGATGGTGATGTAAAGGCGGTCAAGCAGTAA